The Xanthobacter flavus genome includes a window with the following:
- a CDS encoding acyl-CoA synthetase: MLVPADDYAGLKRAFSWQVPARFNMGVACADAHADGSGKPALIFVEETGAVRSYSFDELTALTNRFANVLVAKGLVRGDRVAVFLPQAPETAIAHIAAFKAGMISVPLFTLFGDEALEFRLAASGAKVLVTDLGGLAKLMRVRDHLPDLAHVFVIGPDAGGALSFDAALAQGSDRFTPVDTGPDDPGIIIFTSGTTGNPKGALHGHRVLLGHLPCIEFVHQYMPQPGDLHWTPADWAWIGGLFDVLFPSLYFGVPVLAHRAKKFDPDAAMALMADHHVRNVFLPPTALKLLRQADVRHSGLKLRSLLTGGETLGAELGAFVQERLGVEAREIYGQTECNLVVGSNSSFFPIRPGSMGKAIPGHDVRIVDDAGEDVPTGTEGHIGIRRGDPVMMLEYWKNPEATAHKYAGDFLLTGDMGRQDEDGYLWYVGRADDVITSAGYRIGPGEIEDCILKHPAVALVAVVGVPDPLRTEAVKAWIVPKPGVAPSEALAKEIQDFVKTRLSAHEYPRHVAFTDTLPMTATGKILRRELRARG, from the coding sequence ATGCTCGTTCCGGCCGATGACTATGCGGGGCTCAAGCGCGCCTTTTCCTGGCAGGTGCCGGCGCGCTTCAACATGGGCGTCGCCTGCGCCGATGCCCATGCGGACGGCTCGGGCAAGCCAGCGCTGATCTTTGTCGAGGAGACGGGCGCCGTCCGCTCCTACAGCTTCGACGAGCTGACCGCCCTCACCAACCGCTTCGCCAATGTGCTCGTCGCCAAGGGCCTTGTGCGCGGCGACCGGGTGGCGGTGTTCCTGCCGCAGGCACCGGAGACGGCCATCGCCCATATCGCCGCCTTCAAGGCGGGCATGATCTCGGTACCCCTCTTCACCCTGTTCGGCGACGAGGCGCTGGAATTCCGCCTCGCTGCCTCCGGCGCGAAGGTGCTGGTGACGGATCTCGGCGGCCTCGCCAAGCTGATGCGGGTGCGGGACCACCTGCCCGACCTCGCCCATGTCTTCGTCATCGGCCCGGACGCAGGCGGCGCCCTCTCCTTCGACGCGGCACTGGCGCAGGGCTCGGACCGCTTCACGCCGGTGGATACGGGGCCGGACGATCCCGGCATCATCATCTTCACCTCGGGCACCACCGGGAACCCCAAGGGCGCCCTGCATGGGCACCGGGTGCTGCTGGGGCACCTGCCCTGCATCGAGTTCGTCCACCAATACATGCCGCAGCCCGGCGACCTGCACTGGACCCCGGCCGACTGGGCGTGGATTGGCGGGCTGTTCGACGTGCTGTTTCCCTCGCTCTATTTCGGCGTGCCGGTGCTGGCCCACCGGGCGAAGAAGTTCGATCCCGACGCCGCCATGGCTCTGATGGCGGACCACCATGTGCGCAACGTCTTCCTGCCGCCCACCGCCCTGAAGCTGCTGCGTCAGGCGGACGTGCGGCACAGCGGCCTCAAGCTGCGCTCGCTCCTCACCGGCGGCGAGACATTGGGGGCGGAGCTGGGCGCGTTCGTTCAGGAGCGCCTGGGGGTCGAGGCGCGGGAGATCTACGGCCAGACCGAATGCAATCTGGTGGTCGGCTCCAATTCCAGCTTCTTCCCCATCCGCCCCGGCTCCATGGGCAAGGCCATCCCCGGCCATGACGTGCGCATCGTGGACGACGCGGGCGAGGACGTGCCCACCGGAACCGAGGGACACATCGGAATCCGCCGCGGCGATCCGGTGATGATGCTGGAATACTGGAAGAACCCCGAAGCCACCGCCCACAAATATGCCGGCGACTTCCTCCTCACCGGCGACATGGGCCGGCAGGACGAGGACGGCTACCTCTGGTACGTCGGCCGCGCGGACGACGTCATCACCTCGGCCGGCTACCGTATCGGCCCCGGCGAGATCGAGGACTGCATCCTCAAACACCCGGCCGTGGCGCTGGTGGCGGTGGTGGGCGTGCCCGATCCGCTGCGCACCGAGGCGGTCAAGGCGTGGATCGTGCCGAAGCCGGGCGTCGCCCCCTCCGAAGCGCTGGCGAAGGAGATCCAGGATTTCGTGAAGACGCGGCTTTCCGCCCACGAATACCCCCGCCATGTGGCCTTCACCGATACCCTGCCCATGACCGCCACCGGCAAGATCCTGCGGCGCGAGCTGCGCGCGCGGGGGTAA
- a CDS encoding class 1 fructose-bisphosphatase, producing MSVAVSLKTYLADWAGSDTSRQAVAATVTAIAEAGLGIADLVARGPLEEGLAKIRGVDPNAGGDAQKELDVVAEELIREKLLPTPAAFLASEESEELIPLNPQGSLVVAVDPLDGSSNIDTNVSVGTIYSIMPYDASTLAKPEDAVMRPGSAQVAAGFLAYGPATILVATFGAGTQVFVHDRRTGEFLLARTDVEIPAETKEYGVNQSNVRHWDAPMQRYLADCLAGKEGPRGKDFNMRWVGSMVADAFRIFTRGGVYVYPRDKRKGYDNGRLRLIYEAFPLAFLVEQAKGAATDGTTRILDITPHHIHQRIPLVFGSKAEVEAIASYY from the coding sequence GTGAGCGTTGCGGTGAGCCTCAAGACTTATCTCGCGGATTGGGCAGGAAGCGACACGTCGCGGCAGGCCGTGGCCGCCACCGTGACCGCCATCGCCGAGGCCGGGCTCGGCATCGCCGATCTCGTCGCCCGTGGCCCGCTGGAGGAAGGTCTCGCCAAGATCCGCGGCGTCGATCCCAATGCCGGCGGCGACGCCCAGAAGGAGCTGGACGTGGTGGCCGAGGAGCTGATCCGCGAGAAGCTCCTGCCGACCCCTGCCGCCTTCCTCGCCTCCGAGGAGAGCGAGGAGCTGATCCCGCTCAATCCCCAGGGCAGCCTCGTGGTGGCGGTCGACCCGCTGGATGGCTCCTCCAACATCGACACCAACGTCTCCGTGGGCACCATCTATTCCATCATGCCCTATGACGCTTCGACGCTCGCCAAGCCCGAGGACGCGGTGATGCGGCCGGGTTCCGCGCAGGTGGCGGCCGGCTTCCTCGCCTATGGCCCGGCGACCATCCTTGTCGCGACCTTCGGCGCGGGCACGCAGGTGTTCGTACACGACCGCCGCACCGGCGAGTTCCTGCTGGCGCGCACCGATGTGGAAATCCCTGCCGAGACCAAGGAATACGGCGTCAACCAGTCCAACGTCCGGCACTGGGATGCGCCCATGCAGCGCTATCTCGCCGACTGCCTCGCCGGCAAGGAAGGCCCGCGCGGCAAGGATTTCAACATGCGCTGGGTCGGCTCCATGGTGGCCGATGCCTTCCGCATCTTCACCCGCGGCGGCGTCTATGTGTACCCGCGCGACAAGCGCAAGGGCTACGACAACGGCCGCCTGCGCCTGATCTACGAGGCCTTCCCCCTCGCCTTCCTCGTCGAGCAGGCCAAGGGCGCGGCCACCGACGGCACCACGCGCATCCTCGACATCACCCCCCACCACATCCATCAGCGCATCCCGCTGGTGTTCGGCTCGAAGGCCGAAGTGGAAGCCATCGCCTCCTATTACTGA
- the folB gene encoding dihydroneopterin aldolase has product MTAPPREDDMTSDDPTALADSLADASPAPRTRPHNTDRLFLRALPFYARHGVYDAERELGQRFIIDVDCWLDTRPAAWADDASLTVSYQGIYEQVAAVVADDPVHLIETLAERIATRLLDHFDMVEQVRVVVHKPGAPVTGVFGDVGIEIVRTR; this is encoded by the coding sequence ATGACGGCGCCTCCGCGCGAGGATGATATGACCTCCGACGATCCCACCGCATTGGCGGACAGCCTGGCCGACGCAAGCCCCGCGCCCCGCACCCGCCCCCACAACACCGACCGGCTCTTCCTGAGGGCCCTGCCCTTCTATGCGCGCCACGGCGTGTACGATGCCGAGCGGGAGCTGGGCCAGCGCTTCATCATCGACGTGGACTGCTGGCTCGACACGCGGCCCGCCGCCTGGGCGGACGACGCATCCCTGACCGTGTCCTACCAGGGCATCTACGAGCAGGTCGCGGCGGTGGTGGCGGATGATCCCGTCCACCTCATCGAGACGCTGGCGGAGCGCATCGCCACGCGCCTGCTGGACCATTTCGACATGGTGGAGCAGGTGCGCGTGGTGGTGCACAAGCCCGGCGCGCCCGTCACGGGCGTGTTTGGAGATGTGGGTATTGAGATCGTTCGCACCCGCTGA
- a CDS encoding ATP-grasp domain-containing protein, whose product MRVFICEYVTSGGMRDKPLPEAALAEGRLIRDAIVTDLQELPGISVVLAYDDRLPPPNEEAVPVGKGVDPWIVWSSLAQDADVVWPIAPEAGGILARLARLMREGGARTLASSGEAVALTSNRLALARRLAEHDIPHVPTFPIDALPPGLDGDLVTRPEEGTGWSAARAWPNRAALPRSGGLVVQPFLNGTLASLSVLVRPDGATLLAANRLRISHLVGVFAFEGVQVGGIADEDGRLADLARRVSEAIPGLSGIVCIDVIQTPQGPVVAEVNPRVTASYAGLHAALGVNPLAFVPELIREGVPPSMPRLPRPAPIEVKIR is encoded by the coding sequence ATGCGCGTCTTCATTTGCGAGTACGTGACATCCGGCGGCATGCGCGACAAGCCCCTGCCGGAGGCGGCCCTTGCCGAGGGGCGCCTGATCCGCGATGCCATCGTCACGGATCTGCAGGAACTGCCCGGCATCAGCGTGGTGCTCGCCTATGACGACCGCCTGCCGCCGCCCAACGAGGAAGCCGTGCCGGTGGGCAAGGGCGTCGATCCCTGGATCGTCTGGTCGAGCCTCGCGCAGGATGCGGACGTGGTGTGGCCCATCGCCCCCGAGGCCGGGGGCATTTTGGCGCGCCTCGCCCGCCTGATGCGCGAGGGCGGCGCCCGGACGCTTGCCAGCTCCGGCGAGGCCGTCGCCCTCACCTCCAACCGGCTTGCGCTCGCCCGCCGCCTCGCAGAGCACGACATTCCCCACGTCCCGACCTTCCCCATCGATGCGCTGCCGCCCGGGCTCGATGGCGATCTCGTCACCCGGCCCGAGGAGGGCACCGGCTGGTCGGCCGCGCGCGCCTGGCCGAACCGGGCGGCCCTGCCCCGCTCCGGCGGCCTCGTGGTGCAGCCTTTCCTGAACGGCACCCTCGCCAGCCTCAGCGTGCTGGTGCGCCCGGACGGGGCAACACTGCTCGCGGCCAACCGTCTCAGAATCAGTCACCTCGTCGGCGTCTTCGCCTTTGAAGGGGTTCAGGTCGGCGGCATCGCGGACGAGGACGGCCGGCTCGCCGATCTCGCGCGGCGTGTGTCGGAGGCCATTCCCGGCCTGTCCGGCATCGTCTGCATCGACGTGATCCAGACGCCGCAGGGTCCGGTGGTGGCCGAGGTGAACCCGCGCGTCACCGCCTCCTATGCCGGGCTTCATGCGGCGCTGGGGGTCAATCCGCTGGCTTTCGTCCCCGAGCTGATCCGCGAGGGCGTGCCGCCTTCCATGCCGCGCCTGCCGCGCCCCGCCCCCATCGAGGTGAAGATCCGTTGA
- a CDS encoding HisA/HisF-related TIM barrel protein has translation MQLIPVVDLKGGVVVRAHRGEREAYRPIQTPLSPSACPDDVVAGLLALAPFRTLYVADIDAITGAGDNETAIRDLARTFPGLELWVDAGDGDPARIAARAKSGLGTAIVGTESLGEADVEAALGAEGVILSLDHDATGPRGPERAHNDARLWPARVIVMTLARVGSSEGPDMTALDRTARRAAGQGVVPALYAAGGVRGPDDLAALAEAGIAGALVASALHDGRIDRDSARLWA, from the coding sequence ATGCAGCTTATCCCCGTCGTTGACCTGAAGGGAGGGGTGGTTGTGCGAGCCCACAGGGGCGAGCGCGAGGCCTATCGTCCCATCCAGACACCGCTCTCGCCCTCCGCATGTCCGGATGATGTGGTGGCGGGGCTGCTCGCGCTCGCGCCGTTCCGCACTCTCTATGTGGCTGATATCGATGCCATAACCGGTGCCGGCGACAATGAAACTGCGATCCGCGACCTCGCCCGGACCTTCCCCGGGCTCGAACTGTGGGTGGATGCCGGCGACGGCGATCCGGCCCGCATTGCCGCACGCGCCAAAAGCGGCCTCGGCACCGCCATCGTCGGCACTGAGAGCCTCGGGGAGGCGGACGTGGAGGCCGCCCTCGGCGCCGAGGGCGTGATTCTCTCCCTCGACCACGACGCCACCGGGCCGCGCGGGCCGGAGCGCGCGCACAACGATGCGCGCCTGTGGCCGGCGCGCGTGATCGTCATGACGCTCGCTCGCGTTGGCAGCAGCGAGGGGCCGGACATGACGGCGCTGGACCGCACCGCCCGCCGCGCGGCGGGGCAGGGTGTCGTGCCCGCCCTCTACGCCGCCGGTGGCGTGCGCGGGCCGGATGATCTCGCAGCCCTCGCCGAGGCGGGGATCGCCGGCGCGCTGGTGGCGAGCGCCCTTCACGATGGCCGCATCGACCGTGACAGCGCGCGGCTCTGGGCCTGA
- a CDS encoding autotransporter domain-containing protein has protein sequence MMIRLPLHSSASRIVLALVCSGAAVPALAGSFTVPPASGQQTVSGSDTGTIDAGATLNTGGSNSIVWNGNATTTPGVVITNSGTVTSTGRTIDTTGAFTGTFTLNNNASGQVVSKDDAFRINGPLANGTVIVNNAGTISSQTGQALDFDKANAASATVTIGNTGTITSAGADAIRLGGGTIDITNSGTIETTSSGKRAIKFDTASSFDTLNSLTITNAAGGFITGTDDAIKISSTTLSTAAPVISITNAGTIQSTSGGQGLDLGDIYSTNATITVTNQKTGLITAADNDGIQGTNGLTINNYGTISSYYAAGTADTQNNSAVKVSGDDQGKAITLTVNNYTGALITGAYHGIKATGTDDNLIVTNNGTIEGRNGSGVNSNGTGTLLNYGTISGTFDPAASFGDGDGVDFDQAGTIFNYGTIEGLGSKGIKPGETKPSTSEGIAIGGGTMVNGDAAHTSALISGANNGILIDDSNSGDAYAAATVTNYGTIQGLEGYGIRYVNSGVDPTKSLTVTNYGTFSGTTYAVQMGNGNDLFVVGAGSKVVGIVDAEGGVDTLSLKTTSEVLNFDLGQVGDAATYRHFEQVTTDGSVYLSGTSTFSGTMNMGKNGSFGLNGLDAPDAHFKSEAGATGPRGIWGHGTIGSLDAVDLIIDPSTGPSNATGTIAVKGDVSLTNTSYWADINPDGSSDLIKVDGKTTLNGTDNRVFVIGDLEWGARYTLLSSAGGISGTFGTLNTYGPTYLFIAPELSYDATHVYLELERNGIAFAVYATTPNQRSVAGALERAGVGPTKTSALYTAFVTQSLGDSPNLALSQLSGDLYATLPGQLANENMMVNDLILGRLRQAGYTGARGAEAALGAGGPARAYADPATPGAQAFKAIKAPEPTPVWTTWAQGYGQWLSTSANGNAAAADTNLGGLLIGADLSASNWVMGLAAGYSSASTSADGASADTETWRIAAYGGASFDAVKLRAGASYGWSSIDQSRFVALTGESPKASYNGSAGNLFAEAGYTFAFGGVALEPFAGIGWTSVDLGSFIENNAPVAGLASTGTSFDTTYSTLGLRVATSFNASGLVVTPHASAGWRHAFGDVTPQTVLSFINTGTAFGIDGLAIAEDSIVGSVGIDFAFATGATFSLGYEGMAGDGTSYNAGKATLAVKF, from the coding sequence ATGATGATCCGCCTGCCGCTCCATTCGTCCGCAAGCCGCATCGTTCTGGCGCTCGTGTGCTCCGGCGCGGCGGTGCCCGCGCTCGCGGGATCGTTCACGGTGCCGCCGGCCTCCGGCCAGCAGACCGTCTCCGGCAGCGACACCGGCACCATCGATGCGGGCGCGACGCTGAACACGGGCGGGTCCAACTCCATCGTGTGGAACGGCAACGCCACGACGACGCCCGGCGTGGTCATCACCAATTCCGGCACCGTCACTTCCACCGGCCGGACCATCGATACCACGGGCGCCTTCACCGGCACCTTCACGCTGAACAACAATGCCAGCGGTCAGGTCGTCTCCAAGGATGACGCCTTCCGCATCAACGGCCCGCTCGCCAACGGCACGGTGATCGTCAACAACGCCGGCACCATCAGCTCGCAGACCGGGCAGGCGCTCGACTTCGACAAGGCGAACGCGGCCAGCGCGACCGTCACCATCGGCAACACCGGCACCATCACCTCGGCCGGCGCCGATGCGATCCGCCTCGGCGGCGGCACCATCGACATCACCAATTCCGGGACGATCGAGACCACCTCGTCCGGCAAGCGCGCCATCAAGTTCGACACCGCATCGAGCTTCGACACGCTCAACAGCCTCACCATCACCAACGCGGCGGGCGGCTTCATCACCGGAACGGACGACGCGATCAAGATCTCGTCCACCACCCTGAGCACCGCCGCGCCGGTGATCTCCATCACCAACGCCGGGACGATCCAGTCCACCTCGGGCGGGCAGGGGCTGGATCTCGGCGATATCTATTCGACCAACGCCACGATCACCGTCACCAACCAGAAGACCGGCCTCATCACCGCCGCCGACAATGACGGCATCCAGGGCACCAACGGTCTCACCATCAACAATTACGGGACGATCTCGTCCTATTACGCGGCCGGCACCGCCGACACGCAGAACAATTCCGCCGTCAAGGTGAGCGGCGACGATCAGGGCAAGGCGATCACCCTCACGGTGAACAATTATACCGGCGCCCTCATCACCGGCGCCTACCACGGCATCAAGGCCACCGGCACCGACGATAATCTCATCGTCACCAACAACGGCACCATCGAAGGCCGCAACGGCTCGGGCGTGAATTCCAACGGCACGGGCACGCTGCTCAACTACGGCACGATCTCCGGCACCTTCGATCCCGCCGCGAGCTTCGGCGACGGCGACGGCGTGGATTTCGACCAGGCCGGCACCATCTTCAACTACGGCACCATCGAGGGCCTCGGCTCCAAGGGCATCAAGCCGGGCGAGACCAAGCCCAGCACCTCCGAGGGCATCGCCATCGGCGGCGGCACCATGGTCAACGGCGATGCGGCCCACACCTCGGCGCTGATCTCCGGCGCCAACAACGGCATCCTCATCGACGACAGCAACAGCGGCGATGCCTACGCCGCCGCGACCGTTACCAACTACGGCACCATCCAGGGCCTCGAAGGCTACGGCATCCGCTATGTGAATTCCGGCGTCGACCCCACCAAGTCGCTGACCGTGACCAATTACGGCACCTTCTCCGGCACCACCTATGCGGTGCAGATGGGCAACGGAAACGATCTGTTCGTCGTCGGCGCCGGCAGCAAGGTGGTCGGCATCGTGGACGCGGAAGGCGGCGTCGACACGCTTTCGCTCAAGACCACGAGCGAGGTCCTCAATTTCGATCTCGGTCAGGTCGGGGACGCTGCGACCTATCGTCATTTCGAGCAGGTGACCACCGACGGCTCGGTCTACCTCTCCGGCACCAGCACCTTCTCCGGCACCATGAACATGGGCAAGAACGGGAGCTTCGGTCTCAACGGCCTCGATGCCCCCGACGCCCACTTCAAGAGTGAGGCCGGTGCCACCGGGCCGCGCGGAATCTGGGGCCATGGCACCATCGGCAGCCTCGACGCGGTGGACCTCATCATCGACCCGTCAACCGGCCCGTCCAACGCGACGGGCACCATCGCCGTGAAGGGCGATGTTTCCCTGACCAACACCAGTTACTGGGCCGACATCAATCCCGATGGCTCCTCCGACCTGATCAAGGTCGACGGCAAGACGACACTCAACGGCACGGACAATCGGGTCTTCGTCATCGGTGATCTCGAATGGGGTGCGCGCTACACCCTCCTGTCGTCCGCGGGCGGGATCAGCGGGACGTTCGGAACGCTCAACACCTACGGACCCACTTATCTCTTCATCGCTCCGGAACTGAGCTACGACGCGACCCACGTCTATCTGGAACTGGAGCGCAACGGCATCGCGTTCGCCGTCTATGCCACGACCCCGAACCAGCGTTCGGTGGCCGGCGCTCTGGAGCGCGCAGGCGTCGGACCGACGAAGACTTCCGCGCTCTACACCGCGTTCGTCACGCAGTCGCTGGGCGACAGCCCGAACCTCGCGCTCTCCCAGCTCTCCGGCGATCTCTACGCCACGCTGCCCGGCCAGTTGGCCAACGAGAACATGATGGTCAACGACCTCATCCTCGGCCGTCTGCGGCAGGCCGGCTACACCGGCGCCAGGGGGGCGGAAGCGGCGCTCGGCGCGGGCGGCCCGGCCCGCGCCTATGCCGATCCGGCGACGCCCGGCGCGCAGGCGTTCAAGGCCATCAAGGCGCCCGAGCCCACGCCGGTGTGGACCACCTGGGCGCAGGGCTACGGCCAGTGGCTGTCCACCTCGGCCAACGGCAATGCCGCGGCGGCCGACACCAATCTCGGCGGCCTGCTCATCGGTGCCGACCTCTCCGCCAGCAATTGGGTGATGGGCCTCGCCGCCGGCTATTCCTCCGCCTCCACGAGCGCGGATGGGGCCTCGGCGGACACCGAGACCTGGCGCATCGCGGCCTATGGCGGCGCCTCCTTCGACGCCGTGAAGCTGCGGGCGGGCGCCAGCTACGGCTGGAGCAGCATCGACCAGAGCCGCTTCGTCGCCCTCACCGGCGAGAGCCCGAAGGCGAGCTACAACGGCTCCGCCGGCAACCTCTTCGCCGAGGCGGGCTACACCTTTGCGTTCGGTGGCGTCGCTCTGGAGCCCTTCGCGGGCATCGGCTGGACCAGCGTCGATCTCGGCAGCTTCATCGAGAACAACGCGCCCGTCGCCGGCCTCGCCTCCACCGGCACGTCGTTTGACACGACCTATTCGACGCTGGGTCTGCGCGTCGCCACCAGCTTCAACGCCTCGGGCCTCGTGGTGACGCCCCACGCCTCTGCCGGCTGGCGCCATGCCTTCGGCGACGTGACGCCCCAGACGGTGCTGAGCTTCATCAACACCGGCACGGCCTTCGGCATCGACGGCCTCGCCATTGCCGAGGACAGCATCGTCGGCTCGGTGGGCATCGATTTCGCCTTCGCCACCGGCGCCACCTTCTCGCTGGGCTACGAGGGCATGGCCGGCGACGGCACCAGCTACAACGCCGGCAAGGCGACGCTGGCGGTCAAGTTCTGA
- a CDS encoding triphosphoribosyl-dephospho-CoA synthase: protein MRALAPDEVAQAFHAACLAELSALKPGNVHVFAAGHGMETAQFEAAAKAAAPALAAPGPVGRRVRAAVEASLAVAGCNTNLGIILLCAPLAVAAEGGGPLEARLAQVLEGLNILDAEEAFRAIAAASPGGLGASAEADVRAPASVTLREAMALAADRDAIARQYVTGYADVFALGVPALAGGPLERRRIEDADLAFLATLPDSHIARKFGPGQAEAVRLEAVALRTRLEGLPPSERHAALLTFDTSLKARGLNPGTSADLTVASIFAVLIEERAAPITAE from the coding sequence ATGAGGGCGCTCGCTCCGGACGAGGTGGCGCAGGCCTTTCACGCCGCCTGCCTCGCCGAGCTTTCGGCCCTGAAGCCGGGCAACGTCCATGTCTTCGCCGCGGGGCACGGCATGGAGACCGCCCAGTTCGAGGCGGCTGCCAAGGCGGCCGCGCCGGCATTGGCCGCGCCCGGCCCTGTCGGCAGACGGGTGCGTGCGGCGGTGGAGGCCTCCCTCGCAGTCGCGGGCTGCAACACCAACCTCGGCATCATCCTTTTGTGCGCACCTCTGGCTGTCGCGGCAGAGGGCGGCGGCCCGCTTGAGGCGCGGCTTGCGCAGGTGCTGGAGGGATTGAACATCTTGGATGCGGAGGAGGCCTTCCGTGCCATCGCCGCCGCCTCTCCGGGTGGCCTCGGAGCTTCGGCGGAGGCGGACGTCCGGGCGCCGGCCAGCGTCACGCTCCGCGAGGCCATGGCGCTCGCGGCGGACCGGGACGCCATCGCCCGGCAATATGTGACCGGCTATGCGGACGTCTTCGCTCTCGGCGTTCCCGCGCTTGCCGGCGGGCCGCTGGAGCGACGGCGGATCGAGGACGCCGACCTTGCCTTTCTCGCGACGCTGCCGGACAGCCACATCGCCCGCAAGTTCGGTCCGGGCCAAGCGGAGGCCGTGCGGCTGGAGGCTGTGGCGCTCCGGACGCGGCTCGAAGGCCTTCCGCCGTCAGAACGCCACGCGGCGCTGCTTACCTTCGATACCAGCCTGAAGGCGCGGGGGCTTAACCCCGGCACCAGCGCCGATCTGACCGTGGCGAGCATCTTCGCCGTCCTCATCGAGGAGCGGGCGGCTCCGATCACCGCCGAATAG
- a CDS encoding ATP-grasp domain-containing protein codes for MDIALIAISARPLAASAARAGFAALSFDLFADLDTCAHTARCVRVHKKNGCAFDGDDLIQALHSLAPTGLPVVLGGGLEDDTALMTRIAERNPILGNAPAIVRVLKDPIALAALAAHLGIPFPSATLEAPTPDTFGDAPVLEKKIGGAGGAHIRRRAPGDLSPPAAGHYLQREVDGQSLSLLLLSNGSAARVIGASRQWHAQDEEHPFRYGGATGPVALPEPFAGEMLKAAISVSLACGLVGLVSLDFVVNADGWFMVEVNPRPGATLDIFDTDPLPPLLGLHLAACGGKLPEMLPAPAQAHAAGVIYAAHDMVVPQDAWPDFVADRPPAGASVLKGAPLCTVRATGPTPEVAEARMRERTQALLRDFGLGAVMEPAP; via the coding sequence ATGGATATTGCTCTGATCGCCATTTCCGCCCGGCCGCTGGCGGCCAGCGCCGCCCGCGCCGGCTTCGCGGCACTCTCGTTCGACCTGTTCGCCGATCTGGATACCTGTGCCCATACCGCCCGCTGCGTGCGCGTGCACAAGAAGAACGGCTGCGCCTTCGACGGTGACGACCTGATCCAGGCGCTGCATTCCCTCGCGCCCACCGGCCTGCCGGTAGTGCTCGGCGGCGGGCTGGAGGACGACACCGCCCTCATGACCCGCATCGCGGAGCGCAACCCCATCCTTGGCAACGCGCCGGCCATCGTGCGCGTGCTGAAGGACCCCATCGCCCTCGCCGCCCTCGCCGCCCATCTCGGGATTCCCTTTCCCTCCGCCACGCTCGAAGCGCCCACTCCCGACACGTTCGGCGACGCGCCCGTGCTGGAGAAGAAGATCGGCGGGGCCGGCGGCGCGCACATCCGCCGACGCGCGCCGGGCGACCTCTCTCCGCCCGCGGCCGGCCACTATCTCCAGCGGGAGGTGGACGGTCAGTCCCTCTCACTCCTGCTCCTGTCCAATGGCAGCGCCGCCCGCGTCATCGGCGCCTCGCGGCAATGGCATGCGCAGGATGAGGAGCACCCCTTCCGCTATGGCGGCGCCACGGGGCCCGTGGCGCTGCCGGAGCCGTTCGCGGGCGAGATGCTCAAGGCCGCGATCAGCGTGTCGCTCGCCTGCGGTCTGGTGGGGCTCGTCTCTCTGGACTTTGTGGTGAACGCGGACGGCTGGTTCATGGTGGAGGTGAACCCTCGCCCCGGCGCTACCCTCGACATCTTCGACACCGATCCCCTGCCGCCGCTGCTCGGCCTGCACCTCGCGGCCTGCGGCGGGAAGCTGCCCGAAATGCTGCCCGCCCCTGCGCAGGCCCACGCTGCCGGCGTCATCTATGCCGCGCACGACATGGTGGTGCCGCAGGATGCGTGGCCCGATTTCGTGGCCGACCGCCCGCCGGCCGGCGCCTCGGTGCTGAAAGGCGCGCCCCTGTGCACGGTGCGCGCCACCGGCCCGACGCCCGAGGTGGCGGAGGCGCGCATGCGCGAGCGCACACAGGCCCTGCTGCGCGATTTCGGCCTCGGCGCGGTGATGGAACCCGCCCCGTGA